The nucleotide window CCCCGAGTCGAACGAGTCGGCGCAGGCCCTGCTCAAGATCACCGTGAAGGATCCCGACGGCGCCAAGGTGGGGCGCGCCTGGTCGAACCGCGCGATCGAGATGGCGCTCGCGCACTACCCCGGCTTCCACATGACCTCGCCGCCGACCGAAGAGACGGCCTACGCCGTGTACTGGCCGGCGCTGGTGCCGTCGCGGATGATCGAGCAGGTGGTGCACGTGGGTGGGCGCGCGATCGCCATTCCGCCAACGATGAGCGAGGGCCGAGACATGGCCTCCGCACTTCCCCAATCCGCGGCTGTTCCGCCGCCGCCGGGCGCCAAGACGGTCCGGGCGCCGCTCGGGCGGGTTGTGGGAGCGCGCTCGGGAGACAAGGGCGGCAACGCCAATGTCGGCGTCTGGGCGCGCACTCCCGAGGCGTATGCGTGGCTCTGCTGGTTCCTGACCGCCGAGCGGCTCAGCCAGCTCCTGCCCGAGGCGCGCGGCCTCGAGGTCGAGCGCTACCTCCTGCCCAATCTCCATGCGGTCAACTTCGTGATCCAGCGTCTGCTCGGTGAGGGGGTGTCGGCCTCGACGCGGAGCGATCCCCAGGCCAAGAGCCTGGGCGAGTACCTGCGCGCCAAGGTCGTGGACGTCCCGGAAACGCTCCTCGGTTGAAGCTCATCTCCTGGAACGTCAACGGTATCCGCGCGGCCTGGAAGAAGGGGCTGCCCGAGTTCGTCGCCGCTTCGAGCCCCGACGTGCTCTGCGTCCAGGAGACCAAGATCCAGGAGGACCAGATCACGCCGGAGATGAAGGACCTAAGCGGCTATCGATCCTACTGGAGCGTGGCGGAGAAGAAGGGCTATAGCGGCGTGGCGACCTACAGCAAGCCCGAGCCGCTCGCGGTCGCCACGGCCTTCGGCTCGCCGGTCCTCGACGCCGAGGGGCGAATCGTCCACGCCGAGTATCCCGACTTCCACCTCTTCAATGTCTATTTCCCCAACAGCGGCATGGGCCCGGAGCGCCTCGCCCACAAGCTCGCCTTCTACGACGAGTTCCTGGCCCTCACCGAGCGCCTCCGTTCCGCGGGCAAGGGCATCATCGTGTGCGGCGACGTCAACACCGCGCACACCGAGATCGACCTTGCGCGCCCCAAGGAGAACGAGAAGAGCCCGGGCTTCATGCTGATCGAGCGGGAGTGGGTGTCGAAGCTCGTCGTCCACGGTTACCACGACACCTTCCGGATCTTCGTGAGCGAGCCGGGCCACTACACCTGGTGGGACATGCGACGGGTAGGCGCGCGAGCCCGCAACGTCGGCTGGCGCATCGACTACTTCTTCGTCTCCGAAGAGCTGCGCGGCAGGGTCAAGGCCGCCGGGATCCTGCCCCACGTCCAGGGCTCGGACCACTGCCCGATCACGCTGGAGCTCGCGTGACCCCGCTTACGGCTTGACGATCAGGTCGATCTCGACGAGGGCGCTCAGCGCCAGGCCTGTGACGCCGACGCAGGTGCGAGCGGGCAGGCGCCCGGGCGTGAAGTACGTCACGTAGACCCCGTTCATCGCCGCGTAGTCCTGGAAGTCGACAAGGTAGACCCGCGCGAAGACGGCGCGGTCGAGGCTCGTGCCCGCGCCCGTGAGCACGGCTTGGAGATTTTTCATCACCTGATGCGTCTGCTCGACGATGCCGCCCGGCACGAGCCTGTCGCCGGTCTTGGGATCCGACGGCATCTGGCCCGTGACGAAGAGGTAGTCGCCCGCGCGGACGGCGTGGCT belongs to Candidatus Rokuibacteriota bacterium and includes:
- a CDS encoding exodeoxyribonuclease III, which gives rise to MKLISWNVNGIRAAWKKGLPEFVAASSPDVLCVQETKIQEDQITPEMKDLSGYRSYWSVAEKKGYSGVATYSKPEPLAVATAFGSPVLDAEGRIVHAEYPDFHLFNVYFPNSGMGPERLAHKLAFYDEFLALTERLRSAGKGIIVCGDVNTAHTEIDLARPKENEKSPGFMLIEREWVSKLVVHGYHDTFRIFVSEPGHYTWWDMRRVGARARNVGWRIDYFFVSEELRGRVKAAGILPHVQGSDHCPITLELA
- a CDS encoding RidA family protein — protein: MDLEFLMVPGAPPPPPTAPYSHAVRAGDYLFVTGQMPSDPKTGDRLVPGGIVEQTHQVMKNLQAVLTGAGTSLDRAVFARVYLVDFQDYAAMNGVYVTYFTPGRLPARTCVGVTGLALSALVEIDLIVKP